A DNA window from Mucilaginibacter xinganensis contains the following coding sequences:
- a CDS encoding quinol:cytochrome C oxidoreductase codes for MNNSHSFDEQFEFKGKAKTWSLIMIAIGAIGLIAGFLTGNGERTFADLLLNGYYLTCVCICGIFFCAVQYVAQAGWSTAVLRIPQAFAKVLPYAGIILLAIICAGLFITHTGPNEEGKMTTIPYLYKLWALKGVTIKGNENYDAVITAKSGYLNIPFFLIRLVIYLASYSWLGRLLVKYSNNEDELGGMFNYNKSFKVSVIFLLIFGFTVPLFAFDTIMSLEAHWFSTMFGWYNFAALWVGGLSVITLTLILLRQAGYMEWVTDDHLHNLGQLMFGFSVFWTYLWFAQFLLTWYANIPEEAAYFYRRWEPQFKPWFWLNIVINFLAPLLTLMSRDSKRKVSILKVVCIILICGHWLDYWQMIMPGTIGAVKGSEWYTILSPIDLAMFVGFAGLFIFMLATALSSFKSLIPKKHPLLEESLHHHL; via the coding sequence ATGAACAATTCTCATAGTTTCGACGAGCAATTTGAATTTAAAGGTAAAGCCAAAACATGGAGCTTAATCATGATCGCTATTGGTGCGATTGGATTGATCGCCGGCTTTTTAACCGGGAATGGCGAGCGCACATTTGCTGACTTATTGCTTAATGGTTATTACCTTACCTGTGTTTGTATTTGCGGAATTTTCTTTTGCGCGGTGCAATATGTTGCGCAGGCGGGCTGGTCAACAGCGGTTCTCCGGATTCCCCAGGCATTTGCAAAGGTTTTACCTTACGCAGGCATTATTTTACTTGCTATTATTTGTGCGGGCTTATTTATTACCCACACCGGCCCTAACGAAGAGGGTAAGATGACCACAATTCCTTACCTGTATAAACTTTGGGCCCTTAAAGGGGTTACCATAAAAGGTAACGAAAATTACGACGCTGTAATCACAGCGAAATCAGGATACCTAAATATACCATTTTTCCTTATCCGCTTAGTTATTTACCTGGCAAGCTACAGTTGGTTAGGCCGTTTGCTGGTAAAATATTCTAATAATGAAGATGAACTTGGCGGTATGTTTAACTATAACAAGAGCTTTAAAGTATCGGTAATATTCCTTTTAATATTTGGTTTCACAGTTCCGTTATTTGCTTTTGATACCATTATGTCATTAGAGGCTCATTGGTTTTCAACAATGTTTGGATGGTATAATTTTGCTGCACTTTGGGTAGGTGGTTTATCTGTTATTACATTAACCCTTATCCTTTTAAGGCAAGCGGGCTACATGGAATGGGTTACTGACGATCACCTGCATAATTTAGGGCAGTTAATGTTCGGTTTCTCTGTGTTCTGGACTTACCTTTGGTTTGCACAATTCCTGCTTACCTGGTACGCAAACATTCCTGAGGAAGCCGCTTATTTTTACAGGAGATGGGAGCCACAGTTTAAACCATGGTTCTGGTTAAACATCGTTATTAATTTCCTTGCACCATTGCTTACGCTCATGTCGCGTGATTCAAAACGTAAGGTTAGTATTTTAAAGGTAGTATGTATAATACTAATATGTGGTCACTGGCTTGATTACTGGCAAATGATCATGCCTGGTACAATTGGCGCTGTAAAAGGTTCAGAATGGTACACTATTCTAAGCCCTATTGATTTGGCCATGTTTGTAGGATTTGCCGGTTTATTCATCTTTATGCTTGCAACAGCGTTGAGTAGCTTTAAATCACTTATTCCTAAAAAGCATCCATTACTTGAAGAGAGCCTTCATCATCATTTGTAA
- a CDS encoding DUF3341 domain-containing protein: protein MSSTKYILGLFADPDELMHGIDTLQKNSVPIYDVFTPMPIHGIEKKLGIKDSRLGYAAFMFGCLGGTTIFSMAYFMLVHDWPMNIGGKPAFAVPDLIPITFEWTVLFTAFGMTLTFFYATHLFPGRTPRVMDYRATDDRFVIAIDAKGNIPHDDITNLLKEAGAVEVKHNDRKYVSYE from the coding sequence ATGAGCAGTACAAAATATATATTAGGCCTATTTGCAGATCCTGATGAATTGATGCACGGGATTGATACGCTACAAAAGAACAGTGTTCCGATTTATGACGTTTTTACACCAATGCCTATTCACGGTATTGAAAAGAAGCTTGGAATAAAAGATTCGCGCTTAGGTTATGCAGCTTTTATGTTTGGCTGCCTGGGTGGTACTACCATATTCAGCATGGCTTATTTTATGCTTGTGCATGACTGGCCTATGAATATTGGCGGTAAACCAGCATTTGCAGTACCGGATTTGATTCCTATTACATTTGAGTGGACAGTATTGTTTACGGCTTTTGGTATGACGCTTACCTTTTTTTACGCAACTCATCTTTTTCCCGGCCGTACGCCAAGGGTAATGGATTACAGAGCAACTGATGACAGGTTTGTAATTGCCATTGACGCAAAGGGAAATATCCCGCATGATGATATCACCAATTTATTAAAAGAAGCAGGCGCAGTAGAAGTAAAGCATAACGATAGAAAATATGTTAGCTATGAATAA
- a CDS encoding TAT-variant-translocated molybdopterin oxidoreductase yields the protein MDSNKKYWKGLEELNKTPEFVELNKNEFAEPIPIEEVLTGGGLSGKSPRRDFLKALGFGVGAVTLAACQKVPVHKSIPYLIKPEEVTPGIPNYYTSTYEGQAILVKTREGRPIKIEGHPNDIIAKGGASAQAQASVLDLYDFNRLKNPIKDGADAGWAQIDDFVVRELLAIKASGKAIRIVTSTVTSPSTKGVIADFITQFPAAKHINYDAVSYTGIIQANQNSFGKAVLPHYSFDKADVIVSFGADFLGTWISAEEFTRQYVSNRNNKSLEAKKMSRHIQFESGMSLTGSNADVRIPIKPSEEGPALIALYNAISGSSLAGTKALNNKVAENAITIAAKELTAAKGKALVVAGSNDVATQVLVNAINSLLGSYGTTIDLDTPSLQYAGNDAEFVEFTNEMKRGDVGAVFFLNANPAYDYYNSKDIIDGLKKVRLKVSFASNSDETSALCNVIAPNHHYLESWGDDNAIVGYYTVMQPTINPVYDTRQAEQSLMKWSDNPAKEYYTYVRNNWDKNLLAKGGLSGQSGWETLLQTGFVREAAKTAGTYAFSKDLNAVAQTIVDHSNSLGGDKVELSLYQSPAMRDGKRANNPWLQELPDPVSKVTWDNFAAMSPSDMKKKGLQDGDVVKIEGNGYSVAIPVLSQPGQAQGTISVAVGYGRTVVGPVGINVGKNAFPFYSLRNGTFQSSTAVTLTATGENSPLAQTQTHHSIEGRNSIIKEATFTEYLKNPSSATGREEGHKDYNANNLFWQKHDRPTYDWVMAIDLNACTGCGACVVACNAENNVPVVGKDEVMRRREMHWIRIDRYYSFNDNGQGGTTKETEIAKLDNLDHVKVVYQPMLCQHCEHAPCETVCPVLATVHSSEGLNHMAYNRCVGTRYCANNCPYKVRRFNWFNYWNDSRFDNYLNNEHTQLVLNPDVVTRFRGVMEKCSMCIQRIQAGKLKAKIEKRPLKDGEIKMACQQTCSANAIVFGNANDPESEVSKALKSERTYYVLEELNVQPGVGYQTKIRNISELEA from the coding sequence ATGGATAGCAATAAAAAATACTGGAAAGGTTTAGAAGAGCTGAACAAAACCCCGGAATTTGTTGAATTAAATAAAAACGAATTTGCGGAGCCTATTCCTATCGAAGAAGTTTTAACCGGTGGTGGCTTGTCAGGCAAGTCGCCGCGCCGCGATTTTTTGAAAGCGCTTGGCTTTGGCGTTGGTGCAGTAACCCTGGCCGCTTGTCAGAAAGTGCCGGTTCATAAATCAATACCTTATTTAATTAAACCAGAGGAAGTAACACCGGGTATTCCGAACTACTATACTTCTACTTATGAAGGACAGGCTATTTTGGTTAAAACCCGTGAAGGCCGCCCTATAAAAATTGAAGGTCATCCTAATGATATTATAGCCAAAGGCGGTGCTAGTGCGCAGGCACAGGCGTCGGTGCTTGACTTGTATGACTTTAACCGTTTAAAAAACCCTATTAAAGACGGTGCCGACGCAGGTTGGGCGCAGATAGACGATTTTGTGGTAAGGGAGCTGTTGGCTATTAAAGCCAGCGGAAAAGCTATCCGTATTGTAACATCAACCGTAACCAGCCCTTCAACAAAAGGTGTTATTGCTGATTTTATTACCCAATTCCCTGCTGCTAAGCACATCAATTACGATGCTGTTTCATACACCGGGATTATACAAGCCAATCAAAATAGCTTTGGTAAAGCAGTATTGCCGCACTACAGCTTTGATAAAGCCGACGTGATTGTAAGTTTTGGCGCTGATTTCCTTGGTACATGGATCTCTGCTGAAGAGTTCACCAGGCAATATGTTTCAAACAGGAACAACAAGTCGCTTGAGGCTAAGAAAATGTCGCGTCACATCCAGTTCGAAAGCGGAATGAGCCTTACTGGTTCAAATGCCGACGTAAGGATCCCGATTAAGCCATCAGAAGAAGGTCCGGCACTTATCGCCTTATACAACGCTATATCTGGTTCTTCATTAGCCGGAACAAAGGCGTTAAACAATAAAGTTGCTGAAAATGCAATTACTATAGCGGCAAAGGAACTTACCGCTGCTAAAGGAAAAGCGTTGGTTGTTGCAGGATCTAACGATGTGGCAACACAAGTTTTGGTTAATGCGATCAACTCGCTTTTAGGAAGCTACGGAACAACTATCGACCTGGATACGCCTTCATTACAGTATGCCGGTAACGACGCTGAGTTTGTTGAGTTTACCAACGAAATGAAGCGCGGCGATGTAGGTGCGGTATTCTTCTTGAATGCTAACCCTGCGTACGATTACTACAACAGCAAGGATATTATTGATGGATTAAAGAAAGTTCGTTTGAAAGTGTCTTTCGCTTCAAATTCTGATGAAACTTCGGCGCTTTGTAACGTTATAGCTCCTAATCATCATTATTTGGAATCATGGGGTGATGACAACGCGATTGTAGGATATTATACTGTAATGCAGCCAACTATTAATCCGGTTTACGACACTCGCCAGGCTGAACAAAGCCTTATGAAGTGGAGTGACAACCCTGCAAAGGAATACTATACTTACGTAAGGAACAACTGGGATAAAAACTTGTTAGCTAAAGGCGGGTTATCCGGACAGAGCGGATGGGAGACGTTGTTGCAAACTGGTTTTGTAAGAGAAGCTGCTAAAACTGCCGGTACTTACGCGTTTAGTAAGGACCTTAATGCGGTAGCACAAACAATAGTTGACCACAGCAACAGCCTTGGAGGAGACAAAGTAGAGCTATCGCTTTATCAGTCACCGGCAATGCGTGATGGTAAACGCGCCAACAACCCATGGTTACAGGAATTGCCCGATCCTGTTTCAAAAGTTACCTGGGATAACTTTGCTGCCATGTCTCCTTCTGATATGAAGAAGAAAGGCTTGCAGGACGGTGATGTTGTTAAAATTGAAGGTAACGGCTATTCGGTAGCTATACCGGTATTGTCACAGCCAGGCCAGGCGCAGGGAACAATCTCGGTTGCTGTTGGTTACGGTCGTACAGTTGTTGGCCCTGTTGGTATCAACGTTGGTAAAAACGCGTTTCCTTTTTATAGCTTGCGCAATGGAACCTTTCAAAGCAGCACAGCTGTAACATTAACTGCAACCGGTGAGAATTCACCTTTGGCACAAACACAAACTCACCACTCTATCGAGGGACGTAACAGTATTATAAAAGAGGCTACTTTCACTGAATATCTGAAAAACCCTTCATCTGCTACAGGCAGGGAAGAAGGCCACAAAGATTACAATGCGAATAACCTGTTCTGGCAAAAGCATGATCGCCCTACCTATGATTGGGTAATGGCAATAGATCTGAACGCTTGTACCGGTTGCGGTGCCTGCGTTGTGGCTTGTAATGCTGAAAATAATGTGCCGGTTGTAGGTAAAGATGAGGTAATGCGCCGCCGTGAAATGCACTGGATCCGTATTGACCGTTACTATAGCTTTAACGATAATGGCCAGGGTGGTACTACCAAAGAGACTGAAATTGCTAAGTTAGATAACCTTGACCATGTAAAAGTGGTTTATCAGCCAATGCTTTGCCAGCACTGTGAGCATGCACCATGCGAAACTGTATGCCCGGTATTAGCAACGGTTCACTCGTCAGAAGGGTTGAACCACATGGCTTACAACCGTTGTGTTGGTACCCGTTACTGCGCTAATAACTGCCCTTACAAAGTACGTCGATTCAACTGGTTTAACTACTGGAATGATTCGCGCTTTGATAATTACCTGAACAACGAGCATACCCAATTAGTTCTTAACCCTGATGTGGTAACACGTTTCCGTGGCGTTATGGAAAAATGTTCAATGTGTATCCAAAGGATTCAGGCCGGTAAGTTAAAGGCTAAGATTGAAAAACGCCCGCTTAAAGACGGAGAAATTAAAATGGCTTGCCAGCAAACCTGCTCGGCTAATGCTATCGTGTTTGGTAATGCTAATGATCCTGAATCTGAAGTGTCAAAAGCGTTAAAGAGCGAAAGAACTTATTACGTTCTGGAAGAGCTTAACGTACAGCCAGGGGTTGGTTACCAAACAAAAATTAGAAATATATCTGAATTAGAGGCTTAA
- the nrfD gene encoding NrfD/PsrC family molybdoenzyme membrane anchor subunit, whose translation MASHSESIIREPLITGKDITYAQITNDVLRPVENMPGKAWWIGFSVASLGACLWVVAISYTFWNGIGAWGLNKTVGWAWDITGFVWWVGIGHAGTLISAILLLFRQNWRNSINRSAEAMTIFAVICAATYILAHMGRPWMALFSLPIPNQYGSLWVNFNSPLIWDVFAISTYFSVSLVFWYTGLLPDLATIRDRATGVRRKIYSVLSFGWTGSVKTWQRFETVCLILAGISTPLVLSVHTIVSMDFATSLEPGWHTTIFPPYFVAGAIFSGFAMVQTLLLVTRKVLGLENYITMFHIEAMNKIILLTGSIVGVAYLTEFFIAYYSGGEYEQYTFLNRFIGPYWWAGCMMYGCNVLMTQLMWFKKIRTNIPISWVLSIVVNIGMWFERFVIIVVSLHRDFVPSSWAMFYPTWVDVSVFIGSIGLFFTMFLLFIRVLPSIAMAEVKLILKSSSEQAKLKLIRDGHLDKEQVDYYKETLTTFDSVDITDYQKV comes from the coding sequence ATGGCATCTCATAGTGAATCAATAATCAGGGAACCGTTAATTACGGGCAAGGATATTACCTACGCCCAAATTACGAATGATGTACTTCGCCCTGTTGAAAATATGCCCGGCAAAGCGTGGTGGATAGGCTTTTCTGTAGCCTCGTTAGGGGCATGCCTTTGGGTAGTAGCAATTAGCTATACATTTTGGAATGGTATAGGCGCCTGGGGACTAAACAAAACGGTAGGCTGGGCCTGGGATATCACCGGTTTCGTGTGGTGGGTTGGTATCGGTCACGCAGGAACACTTATTTCGGCAATCTTATTGCTGTTCCGTCAGAACTGGCGTAACTCTATCAACAGGTCGGCGGAAGCGATGACAATCTTTGCGGTAATTTGTGCGGCCACGTACATTTTGGCACACATGGGCCGTCCGTGGATGGCATTGTTTTCTTTACCGATTCCTAACCAGTACGGGTCATTATGGGTTAACTTTAACTCACCGCTGATTTGGGACGTATTCGCGATCTCAACTTACTTCTCGGTTTCACTGGTGTTCTGGTACACAGGCTTATTACCTGACCTTGCAACCATACGTGACCGCGCTACAGGAGTCCGCAGAAAAATTTACTCTGTGCTTTCATTTGGTTGGACGGGTTCAGTAAAAACATGGCAGCGCTTTGAAACTGTATGTTTGATACTTGCCGGTATTTCAACGCCATTGGTATTGTCTGTACACACTATTGTATCAATGGACTTTGCCACCTCCCTTGAACCGGGATGGCATACTACTATATTTCCTCCATACTTCGTTGCGGGAGCTATCTTCTCGGGTTTTGCAATGGTGCAAACACTGCTGCTGGTGACGCGCAAGGTATTGGGATTAGAGAACTACATCACCATGTTCCACATTGAAGCAATGAACAAGATTATCCTTTTAACCGGATCAATTGTAGGTGTTGCTTATTTGACTGAGTTTTTCATCGCTTATTATTCTGGCGGCGAGTATGAACAATACACTTTCTTGAACAGGTTTATTGGTCCCTACTGGTGGGCTGGTTGTATGATGTACGGCTGTAACGTATTGATGACCCAGTTAATGTGGTTTAAAAAGATCCGCACAAACATTCCTATTTCATGGGTACTGTCAATTGTAGTAAACATCGGTATGTGGTTTGAGCGTTTCGTGATCATCGTAGTATCGTTACACCGGGATTTTGTTCCTTCAAGCTGGGCAATGTTCTACCCTACCTGGGTTGACGTAAGTGTATTTATTGGATCAATTGGTTTGTTCTTTACCATGTTCCTTTTATTTATCCGCGTGTTGCCTTCAATAGCAATGGCTGAGGTCAAACTGATATTGAAGAGCTCGAGTGAGCAGGCTAAGTTGAAGCTGATAAGGGATGGCCATCTTGACAAAGAACAGGTGGATTATTATAAAGAAACGCTGACGACGTTTGACAGTGTTGATATTACTGACTACCAAAAAGTATAA
- a CDS encoding c-type cytochrome, producing MLAMNKIKILGITVITIVATIIVTSCKDKRSTGWEYAPNMYEHIAYDPDQKNDNFKDGKTAQLPPAGTTPLGFVRFDYPNTKDGYEKAGLEVKTTLPQTQANYADGKILFEHFCSPCHGVNGQGDGLVVAHGYPAPPSYSKGQSSRGGAMKDLTDGKIYHTITYGVNAMGSYASQLEPKERWKVIMYVHHLQTL from the coding sequence ATGTTAGCTATGAATAAAATAAAAATATTGGGCATAACGGTTATTACTATTGTTGCAACGATTATAGTTACATCGTGCAAGGATAAAAGAAGTACCGGATGGGAATACGCTCCCAATATGTACGAGCACATCGCATACGATCCAGATCAGAAAAACGATAACTTTAAAGATGGTAAAACTGCACAGCTTCCGCCTGCAGGTACCACTCCGCTTGGTTTTGTAAGATTTGATTATCCAAATACCAAGGATGGCTATGAAAAGGCGGGCCTTGAGGTGAAAACTACATTGCCGCAGACACAGGCAAACTATGCTGACGGAAAAATATTGTTCGAGCACTTTTGCTCTCCGTGCCACGGTGTGAATGGGCAGGGCGATGGTTTAGTGGTAGCACATGGTTATCCTGCGCCTCCATCATACTCAAAAGGACAATCATCACGCGGTGGCGCTATGAAAGATCTGACAGACGGTAAAATTTATCATACTATTACTTATGGTGTAAACGCAATGGGTTCATACGCTTCGCAGCTGGAGCCCAAAGAACGCTGGAAGGTAATTATGTACGTTCACCATTTACAAACTTTATAA
- a CDS encoding cytochrome c oxidase subunit II: protein MGFKHLINSKKTLSLLAAFVLLGTNQLMAQAAPAAADTAAADKSAMWTGVAYYVLLFLVASFCVAILGKILRVFDLTQKMQGKKGINWSSVMGVCCAIFLVVGMYGAYWSLTVQGSMSLPEAASAHGGAIDNMFTTTTILTLIVFVVTQILLFGFAFVYRGSDKRKAYFLPHNNTIEKIWTIVPAVVLTILVVFGFFTWQKVENSTEQKGDLNIDVTGHQFAWELRYPGADGKLGPLNFRLTTPANKLGVDFKDRSSFDDLSADTLVLPVHQSVRLNIHAQDVIHSVYMPHFRLQQNAVPGLPTFFKFVPTITTAEMKRKTDNPNFEYLLYCNKICGGAHYNMQKVVRVVSQAEYQEWISKQKPYLSDQLKKELHLADARPAGQVKAASNRLALNN, encoded by the coding sequence ATGGGATTCAAACATCTAATTAATTCTAAAAAAACACTATCGCTCTTGGCGGCGTTTGTGCTGTTGGGCACAAATCAGCTAATGGCGCAGGCAGCACCCGCTGCTGCTGATACTGCCGCGGCTGATAAAAGCGCTATGTGGACAGGGGTTGCCTATTACGTATTGCTATTTTTGGTGGCTTCATTTTGTGTTGCCATACTTGGCAAAATACTCCGGGTTTTTGATCTTACCCAAAAAATGCAGGGTAAAAAAGGGATAAACTGGAGCAGTGTTATGGGCGTATGCTGTGCAATATTCCTTGTTGTTGGGATGTACGGCGCTTATTGGTCACTTACTGTTCAGGGCAGCATGAGTTTACCTGAAGCTGCATCTGCGCATGGCGGTGCTATCGACAATATGTTTACCACTACTACAATTTTAACGTTGATAGTATTTGTGGTAACACAGATCTTATTGTTTGGGTTTGCATTTGTTTACCGCGGATCGGACAAACGCAAAGCTTACTTTTTACCCCACAATAATACTATTGAAAAAATATGGACAATTGTTCCGGCTGTGGTTTTAACTATTTTGGTTGTGTTTGGATTTTTTACCTGGCAGAAAGTTGAGAACAGTACGGAACAAAAAGGTGATTTAAATATAGATGTTACCGGCCACCAGTTTGCATGGGAACTTCGTTATCCGGGTGCCGATGGGAAACTGGGTCCATTGAATTTCAGACTTACTACGCCGGCTAACAAATTAGGTGTTGATTTCAAAGACCGAAGCAGTTTTGATGATTTGTCAGCTGATACTTTGGTATTACCGGTTCATCAATCCGTACGCTTGAACATACATGCACAGGATGTAATCCACAGTGTTTATATGCCACACTTCCGGTTGCAGCAAAATGCGGTACCGGGTTTGCCTACTTTCTTCAAATTTGTGCCAACCATTACAACTGCCGAAATGAAGAGAAAGACCGATAACCCTAATTTTGAATATCTGCTGTATTGCAATAAAATATGCGGTGGTGCTCATTACAATATGCAAAAAGTAGTCCGCGTAGTTTCACAAGCTGAATACCAGGAGTGGATTTCAAAACAAAAGCCATATCTATCTGACCAGTTAAAGAAGGAGTTGCACTTAGCTGATGCAAGACCGGCAGGTCAGGTAAAGGCAGCATCAAACAGATTAGCGTTAAATAATTAA
- a CDS encoding cytochrome c oxidase subunit I, giving the protein MSTLAVHDHGVVHHEEGHEHHHKATFLNTYVFSQDHKMIAKQFLVTGIIMAFIAMTLSLLFRIQLAYPDKSFPILETLLGHFAPGGRISPDFYMSLVTIHGTIMVFFVLTAGLSGTFANLLIPLQIGARDMASPFVNMLSYWLFLVASIIMLSSFMVEKGPASGGWTIYPPLSALPKAMPGSGMGMTLWLISMTLFIASQLMGGINYISTVLNMRTKGMDLWKMPLTVWALFLTAVLGVLSFPVLVAGVVLLIFDRSFGTSFYLSDIVLAGQVQPYEGGSPILFQHLFWFLGHPEVYIVIMPAMGLSSEVLSVNSRKPIFGYHAMVYSLIGISVLSFIVWGHHMFVTGMNPFLGGVFMITTLIIAVPSAVKTFNWLATLWRGNIRFTPAMLFAIGMVSFFISGGLTGIFLGNAALDINLHDTYFVIAHFHLVMGSAAIFGMLAGVYHWFPKMFRRMMDERLGYLHFWLTFIGAYLVFFPMHFMGLDGVPRRYYAFTEFESMKRWLTVNVFITWAAIMAGIAQLAFAFNFVHSIFWGKKTVQNPWNANTLEWTAPIEHVHGNWIGEIPTVYRWPYDYSKPGHDEDFIPQNVPFSQTMSSNLPHDFEDNPGGLEEYTKWTSTQKANEAVK; this is encoded by the coding sequence ATGTCAACATTAGCAGTTCACGATCACGGGGTAGTACATCACGAAGAAGGTCACGAACACCATCATAAGGCAACTTTCCTGAATACCTATGTATTTAGCCAGGATCATAAAATGATCGCCAAACAGTTCCTTGTTACAGGGATTATCATGGCATTTATTGCTATGACTTTGTCTCTGCTGTTCAGGATTCAGCTTGCTTATCCCGACAAATCATTCCCTATTTTGGAAACATTGTTGGGTCATTTTGCGCCAGGCGGCCGTATCAGTCCCGATTTTTATATGTCATTGGTTACTATACACGGTACCATCATGGTATTCTTTGTATTAACTGCCGGATTGAGCGGAACGTTTGCAAACTTATTAATACCACTTCAAATAGGTGCACGCGATATGGCATCTCCATTTGTTAATATGCTTTCTTACTGGTTATTCCTGGTTGCAAGTATTATCATGCTTTCATCGTTTATGGTTGAAAAAGGACCTGCAAGCGGTGGCTGGACAATCTATCCGCCGTTATCAGCGCTGCCAAAAGCAATGCCAGGTTCGGGAATGGGTATGACGTTATGGTTAATCAGTATGACCCTTTTTATTGCATCGCAGTTAATGGGTGGTATTAACTATATCAGTACTGTATTAAACATGCGTACTAAAGGGATGGATCTTTGGAAAATGCCTTTAACTGTATGGGCTTTATTCCTTACTGCCGTATTGGGTGTGCTTTCATTCCCGGTATTGGTTGCTGGTGTGGTGTTATTGATATTTGACCGCAGTTTCGGTACGAGTTTTTATTTATCCGATATCGTGTTAGCCGGTCAGGTGCAACCATACGAAGGTGGTAGCCCAATATTGTTCCAGCATTTATTCTGGTTCCTGGGTCACCCGGAAGTATATATTGTAATTATGCCTGCAATGGGGCTTTCATCCGAAGTATTGTCGGTAAACTCACGTAAACCAATCTTCGGTTACCATGCGATGGTTTATTCATTAATAGGTATTTCGGTATTATCATTTATTGTTTGGGGACACCACATGTTTGTAACCGGGATGAATCCGTTCCTTGGTGGGGTGTTTATGATCACCACACTGATTATAGCGGTGCCTTCCGCAGTTAAGACATTTAACTGGCTGGCTACGTTATGGCGCGGTAACATTCGCTTTACACCAGCTATGCTATTTGCCATAGGTATGGTTTCGTTCTTTATCTCCGGCGGTTTAACAGGTATTTTCCTTGGAAACGCTGCGTTGGATATTAACCTCCATGATACTTATTTCGTAATTGCCCACTTCCACCTTGTTATGGGATCTGCGGCTATATTTGGTATGCTTGCCGGTGTTTATCACTGGTTCCCTAAAATGTTCCGCCGTATGATGGATGAGCGTTTGGGTTACCTGCACTTTTGGCTAACCTTTATTGGTGCTTACCTGGTGTTTTTCCCAATGCACTTTATGGGCTTAGATGGTGTTCCTCGCCGTTACTACGCTTTCACCGAGTTTGAATCAATGAAACGCTGGTTAACCGTAAACGTATTTATTACCTGGGCGGCTATTATGGCCGGTATAGCGCAATTGGCATTTGCATTTAACTTTGTTCATTCTATCTTCTGGGGCAAGAAAACTGTTCAGAATCCATGGAATGCAAACACCTTAGAGTGGACTGCGCCAATTGAGCACGTGCATGGTAACTGGATAGGAGAGATTCCAACAGTGTACCGCTGGCCGTATGATTACAGCAAACCGGGACATGACGAAGACTTTATACCACAAAATGTTCCGTTTTCGCAAACTATGAGCTCAAACCTTCCTCATGATTTTGAGGATAATCCGGGTGGTTTAGAAGAGTACACTAAATGGACTAGTACTCAAAAAGCTAACGAAGCGGTAAAATAA